The following are encoded together in the Romeriopsis navalis LEGE 11480 genome:
- the folB gene encoding dihydroneopterin aldolase — protein sequence MTDRIELSNIRCYGYTGFLPEEQVLGQWFEVDLIIDLDLSQAGQSDDLQHTLDYRGAIEATKTVVKDSRFALVERLAAEIASKILAFAIVQQVRVRLHKPAAPIPDFGGKITIDITRQRNA from the coding sequence ATGACCGATCGGATTGAATTAAGCAATATTCGTTGCTATGGCTACACCGGATTTCTCCCCGAAGAGCAGGTGCTCGGCCAATGGTTTGAAGTGGATTTAATCATCGACCTGGACTTATCCCAGGCCGGTCAGTCCGACGATTTGCAGCATACATTAGACTATCGCGGGGCGATCGAAGCCACAAAAACCGTAGTCAAAGATAGTCGATTTGCCTTGGTTGAGCGATTGGCCGCAGAAATTGCGTCAAAGATTTTGGCGTTTGCAATCGTGCAGCAGGTGCGAGTGCGATTGCATAAACCAGCCGCCCCGATCCCCGATTTCGGTGGAAAAATCACGATCGACATCACCCGCCAACGCAATGCGTAA